A part of Streptomyces sp. NBC_01451 genomic DNA contains:
- a CDS encoding RNA polymerase sigma factor yields MQGDDAELTTAVLAAQAGDETAFRTVYRAVHPRLLGYVRTLVGDPDAEDVTSEAWLQIARDLDRFSGDADRFRGWAARIARNRALDHIRMRGRRPAIGGDETELSGRAADSDTAGEAMESLATDSTLALIAQLPQDQAEAVVLRVVVGLDAKTAAETLGKRPGAVRTAAHRGLRRLAELLGADPDATAALDALPPPREPHGRAVSSAGVTHTRSRTQKDM; encoded by the coding sequence GTGCAGGGGGACGACGCGGAGCTGACCACCGCGGTGCTTGCGGCACAGGCCGGGGACGAGACCGCGTTCCGGACTGTGTACCGCGCGGTGCACCCACGGCTGCTCGGGTACGTGCGGACGCTGGTCGGCGACCCGGACGCCGAGGACGTGACGTCCGAGGCCTGGCTCCAGATCGCCCGTGACCTGGACCGCTTCAGCGGGGACGCGGACCGCTTCCGGGGCTGGGCCGCCCGGATCGCCCGCAACCGTGCCCTCGATCACATACGGATGCGCGGGCGCCGCCCCGCCATAGGCGGCGACGAGACCGAACTGTCCGGCCGGGCCGCCGACTCCGACACGGCGGGCGAGGCCATGGAGTCGCTGGCCACCGACAGCACCCTCGCCCTCATCGCCCAGCTGCCCCAGGACCAGGCCGAGGCCGTCGTCCTGCGGGTGGTCGTCGGCCTCGACGCCAAGACCGCCGCCGAGACCCTCGGCAAGCGCCCCGGAGCAGTCCGCACGGCGGCGCACCGAGGTCTGAGACGGCTCGCGGAGCTGCTGGGGGCGGACCCGGACGCGACCGCCGCACTCGACGCGCTGCCGCCCCCACGGGAACCGCACGGACGTGCGGTGTCGTCGGCCGGTGTGACGCATACGCGTTCGCGGACGCAGAAGGACATGTGA
- a CDS encoding L,D-transpeptidase family protein, which translates to MSAVLTVLVVGGCTVQTTDPDGDPRSPVHIQVSHPPSDDRPGATATPAPRSPSTSTPKKADPVTSPPAAVLWSRGDSGRDVRELQARLRQVAWLFDGPTGSYDDLTETAVKGFQGKRGLPRTGRTDTVTWQRLLRMTHEPGQWELYLMGGQPAAYPDPRCLTGRVLCISKTSRTLRWMIDGRTVSTVAVRFGSQYTPTREGVFSVYWKSRHHVSTLYDSPMPYAMFFSGGQAVHYSADFAARGYGGASHGCVNIRDETAIAAIFAEVSTGDKVVIYW; encoded by the coding sequence ATGTCCGCCGTTCTCACGGTTCTGGTCGTGGGCGGCTGCACGGTGCAGACCACCGACCCGGACGGCGACCCCCGGTCGCCCGTGCACATCCAGGTCTCGCACCCGCCCTCCGACGACAGACCCGGCGCCACGGCCACACCGGCGCCCAGGTCCCCGTCCACGTCCACGCCCAAGAAGGCGGATCCCGTTACCTCGCCGCCCGCCGCCGTCCTCTGGTCGCGCGGTGACAGCGGGCGGGACGTGCGGGAACTCCAGGCGCGGCTGCGTCAGGTCGCCTGGCTCTTCGACGGGCCGACCGGCTCGTACGACGATCTGACGGAGACCGCCGTCAAGGGCTTCCAGGGCAAGCGCGGGCTGCCGCGCACCGGACGGACCGACACCGTCACCTGGCAGCGGCTGCTGCGGATGACGCACGAGCCAGGGCAGTGGGAGCTGTATCTGATGGGCGGGCAGCCGGCCGCCTACCCCGACCCGCGCTGTCTCACGGGCCGGGTGCTGTGCATCAGCAAGACGAGCCGGACGCTGCGCTGGATGATCGACGGCCGGACCGTCTCGACGGTGGCCGTGCGGTTCGGCAGCCAGTACACGCCGACCCGGGAAGGCGTCTTCAGCGTCTACTGGAAGTCACGGCACCACGTGTCGACGCTCTACGACTCCCCCATGCCCTACGCGATGTTCTTCAGCGGCGGCCAGGCCGTCCACTACTCCGCCGACTTCGCGGCCCGCGGTTACGGCGGCGCCTCGCACGGCTGCGTGAACATCCGGGACGAGACGGCGATCGCCGCGATCTTCGCCGAGGTGAGCACCGGCGACAAGGTCGTCATCTACTGGTGA
- a CDS encoding ATP synthase subunit C, which produces MADDDPYRWLDRAAAERLLSGEPLETSLESAGPEARDRAELLAKTLGALSVETPPGNAELPGEAAALAAFRKARPAPDLSTAAPATAILPASDPDSDMGLVRVGGFGRFGAAPRSGARKARWGRPLRLGLGAALAVGMVGSAAMAAGVAVLPNLFGGDEPGRPAATVSAGESRDPMRASPSPDATRGKGVPSLRPGSTAGGSFDKGAAGGDEPGSSPTGEGQESRSDPALPGDWRSALALSCRDMRSGKKLEAERRRALEKAAKGAEQVPQYCEDTLRDEPAVRSNVDTGTGTGAGGAATGPEDGQNGAGDTGGKGNGVSGGNGGGDGGGSGHGSGDGGGRGGRAAAKPTPTPTSFTALRADEPQNEPAPDPDPSYGVLPMPTAT; this is translated from the coding sequence ATGGCCGACGACGACCCGTACAGGTGGCTGGACCGCGCTGCGGCGGAGCGTTTGCTGAGCGGGGAGCCGCTGGAGACCTCACTGGAGTCCGCCGGCCCCGAAGCCCGCGACCGGGCCGAGCTGCTCGCCAAGACCCTGGGCGCGCTCTCCGTGGAGACCCCGCCCGGCAACGCCGAACTCCCGGGCGAGGCAGCCGCGTTGGCCGCTTTCCGCAAGGCCCGCCCGGCCCCGGACCTCAGCACCGCCGCTCCCGCGACCGCCATCCTGCCCGCCTCGGACCCGGACTCGGACATGGGCCTCGTACGGGTGGGAGGCTTCGGGCGTTTCGGTGCCGCGCCCCGGAGCGGTGCCCGTAAGGCCCGCTGGGGCCGTCCCCTGCGGCTGGGGCTCGGTGCCGCGCTGGCCGTCGGCATGGTCGGCTCGGCCGCGATGGCCGCCGGTGTCGCCGTCCTGCCGAACCTGTTCGGCGGCGACGAGCCCGGCCGCCCCGCCGCCACCGTGTCGGCCGGTGAGTCACGCGACCCCATGCGGGCCTCGCCGTCGCCGGACGCCACCCGGGGCAAGGGCGTCCCGTCCCTCCGGCCCGGCAGCACGGCCGGGGGTTCCTTCGACAAGGGCGCCGCCGGTGGTGACGAGCCCGGGAGCAGCCCGACCGGCGAGGGACAGGAGTCCCGCTCCGACCCGGCCCTGCCCGGTGACTGGCGCAGCGCGCTCGCCCTGTCCTGCCGTGACATGCGCAGCGGCAAGAAGCTGGAGGCGGAGCGCAGACGGGCCCTGGAGAAGGCGGCCAAGGGTGCCGAGCAGGTGCCGCAGTACTGCGAGGACACCCTCAGGGACGAACCGGCCGTCCGCTCGAACGTCGACACGGGCACCGGCACCGGGGCGGGCGGCGCGGCCACCGGCCCCGAGGACGGGCAGAACGGCGCCGGGGACACCGGCGGCAAGGGCAACGGCGTGAGTGGTGGCAACGGCGGCGGCGACGGCGGTGGAAGCGGCCACGGGAGCGGCGACGGCGGGGGCCGCGGCGGCCGTGCCGCGGCGAAGCCGACGCCCACACCGACGTCCTTCACCGCGCTCAGGGCGGACGAGCCCCAGAACGAACCGGCCCCGGACCCCGACCCGTCGTACGGCGTCCTGCCGATGCCGACGGCCACCTGA
- a CDS encoding succinate dehydrogenase hydrophobic membrane anchor subunit codes for MATTESTASGIGPVEGAGTFAGYDADNPAPLIEAPRKRTKKTPKSTRGNFEMYGWLFMRLSGIVLVVLVLGHLLIQLVLDGGVSKIGFAFVAGRWASPFWQVWDLLMLWLAMLHGANGLRTVINDYAERANTRLWLKGLLYTATVFTILLGTLVIFTFDPNIR; via the coding sequence ATGGCGACGACTGAATCCACCGCCTCGGGCATCGGCCCCGTCGAGGGCGCGGGCACGTTCGCGGGGTACGACGCCGACAACCCGGCACCCCTGATCGAGGCCCCGCGCAAGCGCACGAAGAAGACCCCCAAGTCCACCCGGGGCAACTTCGAGATGTACGGCTGGCTGTTCATGCGGCTGTCCGGCATCGTCCTGGTCGTGCTGGTCCTGGGCCACCTCCTCATCCAGCTGGTGCTGGACGGCGGTGTCTCCAAGATCGGCTTCGCCTTCGTGGCCGGCCGCTGGGCCTCGCCGTTCTGGCAGGTCTGGGACCTGCTGATGCTGTGGCTGGCGATGCTGCACGGTGCCAACGGCCTGCGCACCGTCATCAACGACTACGCGGAGCGCGCGAACACCCGACTGTGGCTCAAGGGCCTGCTCTACACCGCCACGGTGTTCACGATCCTGCTGGGCACGCTGGTGATCTTCACCTTCGACCCGAACATCCGCTAG
- a CDS encoding beta-N-acetylhexosaminidase, with product MLLGAGVLVAAGAVGVTVVLWPVGDTGTGTDPGSDIASIGAARSADSDGTSGSAPAASRAPAPAVPSPSPARVYPLSKTPRTIPAVREHVPARGPGWRPAATARVVVTAGSLADEGKLLAGELRMVYGGSAAPRAGDVQLKLDPGQAAKGPESYTLTVRNSRVTVAAPAEAGVFYGTRTLKQEVAAGTTASEGVVRDRPAKPQRGFMLDIARKHFTAAWIEARVRELGDLKFNELGLHFSDDQGFRIASDTHPEVVSEDHLTKDEVRRILALAAGRHITVVPEIDSPGHLGAVLAAHPDLQLKNAQGTAARGAIDISKPGAAKIVDELLGEYADLFPGASWHLGGDEYRALAVSNPAASYPQLAAAATEKYGAGAGVSDLATGWLNDRAATVRAHNRTNVRAWNDGFYKSSSVQPAKNIQVAYWTGKEIGARQPTAYLSAGRKVVNYNDEYLYYVLGQPNTFVYPTGERIYKQWTPRVLRGSTAVSASYDGQILGGAFAVWCDLAGSQTQNQVAAGIRLPLRATVQKLWDPRAQPPLSWTAFKKLAGTLG from the coding sequence TTGCTTCTCGGGGCCGGTGTTCTCGTCGCCGCCGGTGCGGTGGGGGTGACCGTCGTCCTCTGGCCGGTCGGCGACACGGGCACCGGAACCGACCCGGGCAGCGACATCGCGTCGATCGGCGCGGCGCGCTCCGCGGACTCGGACGGAACGTCCGGCTCGGCGCCCGCCGCGTCCCGCGCCCCTGCCCCCGCCGTCCCCTCTCCGTCTCCGGCCCGCGTCTACCCCCTCTCCAAGACCCCCCGCACCATCCCCGCCGTACGCGAGCACGTGCCCGCCCGGGGTCCGGGCTGGCGCCCCGCCGCGACCGCCCGGGTGGTCGTCACCGCCGGTTCCCTCGCCGACGAGGGGAAGCTGCTCGCCGGTGAGCTGCGGATGGTGTACGGCGGGAGTGCCGCCCCCCGGGCCGGGGACGTCCAGCTCAAGCTGGACCCGGGGCAGGCGGCGAAGGGCCCCGAGTCCTACACCCTCACCGTCAGGAACAGCCGCGTCACCGTCGCCGCCCCCGCCGAGGCCGGAGTCTTCTACGGCACCCGCACCCTCAAGCAGGAGGTGGCCGCCGGGACCACCGCCTCCGAGGGCGTCGTGCGCGACCGGCCCGCCAAGCCCCAGCGCGGGTTCATGCTGGACATCGCCCGCAAGCACTTCACGGCGGCCTGGATCGAGGCCCGCGTCCGTGAGCTGGGCGACCTCAAGTTCAACGAGCTGGGCCTGCACTTCTCCGACGACCAGGGCTTCCGGATCGCCTCCGACACCCACCCCGAGGTCGTGTCCGAGGACCACCTCACCAAGGACGAGGTCCGCCGCATCCTCGCCCTGGCAGCCGGCCGTCACATCACCGTCGTGCCCGAGATCGACTCCCCGGGCCACCTGGGCGCGGTTCTCGCCGCCCACCCCGACCTCCAGCTGAAGAACGCGCAGGGCACGGCGGCACGCGGGGCGATCGACATCTCCAAGCCCGGGGCCGCGAAGATCGTCGACGAGCTGCTGGGCGAGTACGCCGACCTCTTCCCGGGCGCGTCCTGGCACCTGGGTGGCGACGAGTACCGGGCCCTGGCCGTGTCCAACCCGGCTGCCTCCTACCCCCAGCTCGCCGCCGCGGCCACCGAGAAGTACGGCGCCGGCGCCGGTGTCTCCGACCTCGCGACGGGCTGGCTCAACGACCGCGCCGCCACCGTCCGCGCCCACAACCGGACGAACGTGCGCGCCTGGAACGACGGTTTCTACAAGTCGAGCTCGGTCCAGCCGGCCAAGAACATCCAGGTCGCCTACTGGACCGGCAAGGAGATCGGCGCCCGGCAGCCGACCGCCTACCTGAGCGCTGGCCGCAAGGTCGTCAACTACAACGACGAGTACCTCTACTACGTGCTCGGGCAGCCGAACACCTTCGTCTATCCGACCGGCGAGCGGATCTACAAGCAGTGGACCCCGCGGGTGCTGCGCGGCAGCACGGCCGTCTCCGCGTCGTACGACGGGCAGATCCTCGGCGGGGCCTTCGCCGTCTGGTGCGACCTCGCCGGATCACAGACCCAGAACCAGGTGGCCGCCGGAATCCGGCTGCCGCTGCGGGCGACCGTCCAGAAACTGTGGGACCCCCGGGCCCAGCCACCCCTGTCCTGGACCGCGTTCAAGAAACTGGCGGGCACGCTGGGCTGA
- a CDS encoding RNA polymerase sigma factor — protein MGQQRREPRRVQAYDAELGDAVARAQDGDEAAFAVAYRLVQPGLLGYLRGLVGDEAEDVASDAWLEISRDLGRFKGDGAGFRGWTATIARNRALDLLRRRRTRPQGAPLEQDVLDLPGPYSTPDQALEILSTEYALGLIAGLPRDQAEAVLLRVVVGLDAPAAARVLGKRPGAVRTAAHRGLKRLARQLGEVT, from the coding sequence TTGGGCCAGCAACGACGGGAACCCCGCCGGGTACAGGCGTACGACGCGGAGCTGGGCGACGCCGTCGCGCGGGCCCAGGACGGGGACGAGGCGGCCTTCGCGGTCGCGTACCGGCTCGTGCAGCCCGGACTCCTCGGCTATCTGCGCGGGCTCGTCGGCGACGAGGCGGAGGACGTGGCGTCCGACGCCTGGCTGGAGATCTCCCGCGACCTGGGCCGCTTCAAGGGCGACGGCGCCGGTTTCCGCGGCTGGACGGCGACCATCGCCCGCAACCGCGCCCTCGACCTGCTGCGCCGCAGACGGACCCGGCCCCAGGGGGCGCCGCTCGAACAGGACGTACTGGACCTGCCCGGCCCGTACAGCACCCCCGACCAGGCGCTGGAGATCCTCTCCACGGAGTACGCCCTCGGGCTCATCGCCGGACTTCCGCGCGACCAGGCCGAGGCGGTCCTGCTCCGCGTCGTCGTCGGTCTCGACGCCCCCGCCGCCGCCCGTGTCCTCGGCAAACGCCCCGGCGCGGTACGCACGGCCGCGCACAGGGGCCTGAAACGCCTCGCCCGGCAACTGGGAGAAGTCACATGA
- a CDS encoding FAD-dependent oxidoreductase: MAAVLTDVLVVGAGPTGLALAVDLARRGVDAVVVERAGRLFPGSRGKGIQPRTMEVFDDLGVVDAIRAAGGPYPVGMIWRDGERAGEHRMFDPAEESGTDGDSPYGAEPWMVPQWRTQEILSARLTELGGRVEFGREVVGFEQDAEGVTVAFAAGEPVRARYVVAADGGRSTVRRALGIGMTGETVDPNPILVADVRITGLDRDNWHVFPPGDAGEGFMAICPLAGTEDFQLVAQFPEGDHPDLSLEGIRKVAATRSHLAPEDVTEVRWASDFRPRAALADSFRAGRVFLAGDAAHVHSPAGGQGLNTSVQDAYNLGWKLGAVLRGGAAESLLATYEEERRPIAGQMLGISTGVHRGEIRRGEATRQLALGYRDSSLTVETRPSPGPVHAGDRAPDGTVDGVRLFDAFRGPHWTLLTVGTATSLPTLPVPTLRLRSYGPYGTGVFLVRPDGYVGWAGATAEGLREYAAGLGVQGPV, translated from the coding sequence ATGGCCGCCGTACTGACTGACGTACTGGTGGTGGGCGCGGGTCCCACCGGACTGGCACTCGCCGTGGACCTCGCGCGGCGCGGGGTGGACGCGGTGGTGGTGGAGCGGGCCGGGAGGCTGTTCCCCGGATCGCGGGGCAAGGGCATCCAGCCGCGCACGATGGAGGTCTTCGACGACCTCGGGGTGGTGGACGCGATCCGGGCGGCCGGCGGCCCGTACCCGGTCGGGATGATCTGGCGGGACGGCGAGCGGGCGGGCGAGCACCGGATGTTCGACCCGGCGGAGGAGTCGGGGACGGACGGGGACTCGCCGTACGGCGCCGAGCCGTGGATGGTGCCGCAGTGGCGGACTCAGGAGATCCTGTCCGCGCGGCTGACGGAGCTGGGCGGTCGGGTGGAGTTCGGCCGCGAGGTCGTGGGGTTCGAGCAGGACGCGGAGGGCGTGACGGTCGCCTTCGCCGCCGGGGAGCCCGTCCGGGCCCGGTACGTCGTCGCGGCCGACGGTGGCCGCTCGACGGTCCGCCGGGCGCTGGGCATCGGGATGACGGGCGAGACCGTCGACCCGAACCCGATCCTCGTGGCGGACGTACGGATCACCGGGCTGGACCGCGACAACTGGCATGTCTTCCCGCCCGGCGATGCGGGCGAGGGGTTCATGGCGATCTGCCCGCTGGCCGGGACCGAGGACTTCCAGCTCGTGGCCCAGTTTCCGGAGGGGGACCACCCGGACCTGTCCCTGGAAGGCATCCGCAAGGTCGCCGCGACCCGCTCGCACCTTGCCCCCGAGGACGTGACCGAGGTCCGCTGGGCCTCCGACTTCCGCCCGCGCGCGGCACTGGCGGACAGCTTCCGCGCCGGCCGCGTGTTCCTCGCCGGGGACGCGGCGCACGTCCACTCCCCCGCCGGGGGCCAGGGCCTGAACACGAGCGTCCAGGACGCGTACAACCTGGGCTGGAAGCTGGGCGCGGTGCTGCGGGGCGGGGCGGCCGAGTCCCTGCTGGCCACGTACGAGGAGGAGCGCCGGCCGATCGCCGGGCAGATGCTGGGCATCTCGACGGGGGTCCACCGCGGCGAGATCAGGCGCGGCGAGGCGACCCGGCAGCTCGCCCTCGGCTACCGCGACTCGTCGCTGACGGTGGAGACGCGCCCGTCCCCGGGCCCGGTCCACGCGGGCGACCGCGCCCCGGACGGCACGGTGGACGGCGTACGCCTCTTCGACGCGTTCCGCGGCCCGCACTGGACCCTGCTGACGGTGGGCACGGCCACTTCGCTTCCGACGCTCCCGGTCCCCACGCTCCGCCTCCGCTCGTACGGGCCGTACGGCACGGGCGTCTTCCTCGTCCGCCCGGACGGCTACGTCGGCTGGGCGGGGGCCACGGCGGAGGGGCTGCGGGAGTACGCGGCGGGGCTGGGCGTCCAGGGCCCGGTGTAG
- a CDS encoding 2-oxo-4-hydroxy-4-carboxy-5-ureidoimidazoline decarboxylase, translating into MPAQTRAESPSPTPRSLARFNTEPAEDIERALLGCLRSLRWARRLTDHRPYPDLDSLLAAADEAAYDLTPGDLSEALAAEALPALPDGVYSAAHTALGAAHAAYEARFGHVFVICLDGTPPTEVLNTILTAIRSRLTNDPEEERVVAAEELRRLARERLGNALRGAGNCATSHI; encoded by the coding sequence ATGCCGGCACAGACGCGCGCCGAGTCCCCCTCTCCTACGCCGCGGAGCCTGGCCCGGTTCAACACCGAGCCCGCCGAGGACATCGAGCGCGCACTTCTCGGGTGCCTCCGCAGCCTCCGCTGGGCCCGCCGTCTCACCGACCACCGCCCCTACCCCGACCTGGACTCCCTGCTCGCGGCGGCGGACGAGGCTGCGTACGACCTGACCCCGGGGGACCTCTCCGAGGCGCTGGCCGCGGAGGCGCTGCCCGCCCTGCCCGACGGCGTGTACTCGGCGGCGCACACGGCCCTGGGGGCAGCGCACGCGGCGTACGAGGCCAGGTTCGGGCATGTCTTCGTCATCTGTCTGGACGGCACACCTCCGACAGAGGTCCTGAACACGATCCTGACCGCCATCCGGTCACGGTTGACGAACGATCCGGAGGAGGAGCGGGTCGTGGCGGCGGAGGAACTCCGGCGCCTGGCGAGGGAACGGCTGGGAAACGCCCTGAGGGGCGCGGGGAACTGCGCGACCAGCCACATCTGA
- the sdhC gene encoding succinate dehydrogenase, cytochrome b556 subunit produces the protein MPAGTLYRGREGMWSWVAHRVTGVLIFFFLFVHVLDTALVRVSPEAYDKVVATYKTPIVAVLEYGLVAAILFHALNGLRVIAVDFWSKGPRFQKQMLWTVVGLWVVLMIGAVYPVLGHAARELFGS, from the coding sequence GTGCCGGCTGGAACGCTGTACCGCGGCCGGGAAGGAATGTGGTCCTGGGTGGCTCATCGAGTCACCGGCGTCCTCATCTTCTTCTTCCTGTTCGTACACGTCCTGGACACCGCTCTCGTCCGTGTCTCTCCCGAGGCCTACGACAAGGTTGTGGCCACGTACAAGACGCCGATCGTCGCCGTGCTGGAGTACGGCCTCGTCGCCGCCATCCTCTTCCACGCGCTGAACGGCCTGCGCGTCATCGCCGTCGACTTCTGGTCGAAGGGCCCTCGCTTCCAGAAGCAGATGCTCTGGACCGTCGTCGGCCTGTGGGTCGTACTGATGATCGGGGCCGTCTACCCCGTCCTCGGCCACGCCGCTCGTGAACTGTTCGGGAGCTGA
- a CDS encoding DUF4328 domain-containing protein: protein MSCKHCKLSTAATPEGLCWDCADAADDPGSGRAFAARPVLPAPSAPTGPVVQPHGPAWLRSPVGLGRAVAVLLGVVTAVDLFAVYAGITMYDVMGSLADDGLGYGGYNALMRRADHADTLYAAAGVAQTVTFVATVVFYLVWFLRVRVNAEVFDPFGHSKKRAWAGWGWFVPVVSLWFPRRIMLDIWDASSPAATRASHALVNAWWTLWLIALFTNRLGTSAYSRADTAEEIQYATGQVLFSDAVDIGAAVLAILVVLRLTRMQHEKALHGPAPVGV from the coding sequence ATGTCCTGCAAGCACTGCAAGCTGTCCACGGCCGCTACTCCCGAAGGCCTGTGCTGGGACTGCGCCGACGCGGCCGACGATCCCGGATCCGGGCGCGCGTTCGCGGCCCGGCCCGTGCTCCCGGCGCCGTCCGCACCCACCGGCCCCGTCGTCCAGCCGCACGGACCGGCCTGGCTGCGTTCGCCGGTCGGACTCGGCAGGGCCGTCGCCGTACTGCTCGGCGTGGTCACCGCCGTCGACCTCTTCGCCGTCTACGCCGGCATCACCATGTACGACGTGATGGGCTCCCTCGCGGACGACGGCCTCGGCTATGGCGGCTACAACGCCCTCATGCGCCGCGCCGACCACGCGGACACGCTCTACGCCGCCGCCGGTGTCGCGCAGACGGTGACCTTCGTCGCGACGGTCGTCTTCTACCTGGTCTGGTTCCTGCGGGTGCGGGTCAACGCCGAGGTGTTCGACCCGTTCGGGCACAGCAAGAAGCGCGCCTGGGCGGGCTGGGGCTGGTTCGTGCCGGTCGTCAGCCTGTGGTTCCCGCGCCGGATCATGCTGGACATCTGGGACGCGAGCAGCCCCGCCGCCACCCGTGCCTCGCACGCGCTCGTCAACGCCTGGTGGACGCTGTGGCTCATCGCGCTCTTCACCAACAGGCTCGGGACCAGCGCGTACAGCCGCGCCGACACGGCGGAGGAGATCCAGTACGCCACCGGCCAGGTGCTCTTCTCCGACGCCGTCGACATCGGAGCGGCCGTCCTCGCGATCCTCGTGGTGCTCCGGCTGACCCGCATGCAGCACGAGAAGGCCCTGCACGGCCCCGCCCCCGTGGGCGTCTGA
- the sdhA gene encoding succinate dehydrogenase flavoprotein subunit — MKIHKYDTVIVGAGGAGMRAAIESTKRSRTAVLTKLYPTRSHTGAAQGGMAAALANVEEDNWEWHTFDTVKGGDYLVDQDAAEILAKEAIDSVLDLEKMGLPFNRTPDGTIDQRRFGGHSRNHGEAPVRRSCYAADRTGHMILQTLYQNCVKEGVEFFNEFYVLDQLIVEVDGVKRSAGVVAYELATGEIHVFQAKAVIYASGGCGKFFKVTSNAHTLTGDGQAAVYRRGLPLEDMEFFQFHPTGIWRMGILLTEGARGEGGILRNKDGERFMEKYAPVMKDLASRDVVSRSIYTEIREGRGCGPEGDHVYLDLTHLPPEQLDAKLPDITEFARTYLGIEPYTDPIPIQPTAHYAMGGIPTNVEGEVLRDNTTVVPGLYAAGEVACVSVHGANRLGTNSLLDINVFGKRAGIAAAEYSQQADFVELPENPAELVISQVEHLRESTGTERVAALRLELQETMDANVMVFRTEQTIKTAVAKIAELRERYRNVSIQDKGKRFNTDLLEAIELGNLLDLAEVMAVSALARKESRGGHYREDYPTRDDVNFMRHTMAYREVGDDGTESIRLDYKPVVQTRYQPMERKY; from the coding sequence ATGAAGATCCACAAGTACGACACCGTCATCGTCGGCGCGGGCGGCGCTGGCATGCGCGCCGCGATCGAGTCGACGAAGCGCAGCCGTACCGCCGTACTGACGAAGCTCTACCCGACCAGGTCCCACACGGGCGCCGCGCAGGGCGGTATGGCCGCCGCGCTCGCCAACGTAGAGGAGGACAACTGGGAGTGGCACACCTTCGACACGGTCAAGGGCGGTGACTACCTGGTCGACCAGGACGCCGCCGAGATCCTGGCGAAGGAGGCCATCGACTCGGTCCTCGACCTGGAGAAGATGGGCCTGCCGTTCAACCGCACGCCCGACGGGACGATCGACCAGCGGCGCTTCGGCGGCCACTCCCGCAACCACGGCGAGGCCCCGGTCCGCCGCTCCTGCTACGCGGCCGACCGCACCGGTCACATGATCCTCCAGACGCTGTACCAGAACTGCGTGAAGGAGGGCGTGGAGTTCTTCAACGAGTTCTACGTCCTCGACCAGCTGATCGTCGAGGTCGACGGCGTGAAGCGGTCCGCGGGCGTCGTCGCGTACGAACTCGCCACCGGTGAGATCCACGTCTTCCAGGCGAAGGCCGTGATCTACGCGTCCGGCGGCTGCGGCAAGTTCTTCAAGGTGACGTCGAACGCGCACACCTTGACGGGTGACGGCCAGGCGGCGGTCTACCGTCGCGGGCTGCCGCTGGAGGACATGGAGTTCTTCCAGTTCCACCCGACCGGCATCTGGCGCATGGGCATCCTGCTGACGGAGGGCGCCCGCGGTGAGGGCGGCATCCTCCGCAACAAGGACGGCGAGCGCTTCATGGAGAAGTACGCGCCGGTGATGAAGGACCTGGCGTCGCGCGACGTCGTGTCCCGTTCCATCTACACGGAGATCCGTGAGGGTCGCGGCTGCGGCCCCGAGGGCGACCACGTCTACCTCGACCTCACCCACCTCCCGCCGGAGCAGCTGGACGCCAAGCTGCCCGACATCACCGAGTTCGCGCGCACCTACCTGGGCATCGAGCCGTACACGGACCCGATCCCGATCCAGCCCACCGCGCACTACGCGATGGGCGGCATCCCGACGAACGTCGAGGGTGAGGTGCTCCGCGACAACACGACGGTGGTGCCCGGACTGTACGCGGCCGGCGAGGTCGCGTGTGTGTCGGTGCACGGCGCCAACCGCCTCGGCACGAACAGCCTCCTGGACATCAACGTGTTCGGGAAGCGGGCCGGTATCGCGGCGGCGGAGTACAGCCAGCAGGCCGACTTCGTCGAACTCCCCGAGAACCCGGCGGAGTTGGTGATCTCCCAGGTGGAGCACCTGCGCGAGTCCACGGGCACGGAGCGGGTCGCCGCGCTGCGCCTGGAGCTCCAGGAGACCATGGACGCGAACGTCATGGTGTTCCGTACGGAGCAGACGATCAAGACGGCGGTGGCGAAGATCGCGGAACTCCGCGAGCGCTACCGGAACGTCTCGATCCAGGACAAGGGCAAGCGGTTCAACACCGACCTTCTGGAGGCCATCGAGCTGGGCAACCTGCTCGACCTGGCCGAGGTCATGGCGGTCTCCGCGCTGGCCCGCAAGGAGTCGCGCGGCGGTCACTACCGCGAGGACTACCCGACCCGCGACGACGTCAACTTCATGCGCCACACCATGGCGTACCGCGAGGTGGGCGACGACGGCACCGAGTCCATCCGTCTCGACTACAAGCCGGTCGTCCAGACCCGCTACCAGCCGATGGAGCGTAAGTACTGA